The following proteins are encoded in a genomic region of Methylibium petroleiphilum PM1:
- a CDS encoding UDP-N-acetylmuramoyl-L-alanyl-D-glutamate--2,6-diaminopimelate ligase, which yields MLTALRSPAAAARWLQEWTTGTLRTDSRLVQRGDAFIAWPGHATDGRRFVKAALAAGAATCLVEAEGVDAHGFDDARIGALPGLKAATGAIADAYFGQPSQQLRVVATTGTNGKTSTAWWTAQALSLLGRRCGVVGTLGIGEPPLPGRETHIDFTGLTTPDPVTLHGGLRRMADAGFEACAIEASSIGIVEHRLAALRIEVALFTNFTRDHLDYHGSMDAYWAAKRVLFGWPGLKAAAVNLDDAQGAELARSLAGHVPELWTYSLERDDVRLRARDLGYVDGGLAFTLYEGGTALPVRSRLIGDYNAANLLAVIGGLRALGVPLADAVRVVPQLTPVPGRMQKVDGDAGVAPQPEVVVDYAHTPDALEKALGALRPLAAARGGRLLCVFGCGGNRDASKRPLMAAVAERLADRVIATSDNPRDEAPAAILVDVAAGFAAPAAVEMIEDRRAAIARAIGSAEARDVLLIAGKGHEDYQEIAGVKQPFSDVAEARQALAARGLAS from the coding sequence ATGCTCACCGCGTTGCGTTCGCCCGCCGCCGCGGCCCGCTGGCTCCAGGAATGGACCACCGGCACGCTGCGCACCGACAGCCGCCTGGTGCAGCGCGGCGATGCCTTCATTGCCTGGCCCGGCCATGCCACCGATGGCCGCCGCTTCGTGAAGGCCGCGCTGGCCGCCGGTGCGGCGACCTGCCTGGTCGAGGCCGAGGGGGTGGACGCCCACGGCTTCGACGACGCACGCATCGGCGCGCTGCCCGGGCTCAAGGCCGCCACCGGTGCGATCGCCGACGCCTACTTCGGCCAGCCGTCGCAGCAGCTGCGGGTGGTGGCCACCACCGGCACCAACGGCAAGACCTCCACCGCGTGGTGGACCGCGCAGGCGCTGAGCCTGCTGGGCCGGCGCTGCGGCGTGGTCGGCACGCTCGGCATCGGCGAGCCGCCGCTGCCCGGCCGCGAGACGCACATCGACTTCACCGGCCTCACCACGCCCGACCCGGTCACGCTGCACGGCGGGCTGCGCCGCATGGCCGACGCCGGCTTCGAGGCCTGCGCGATCGAGGCCTCGTCGATCGGCATCGTCGAGCACCGGCTCGCGGCACTGCGCATCGAAGTGGCGCTGTTCACCAACTTCACCCGCGACCACCTCGACTACCACGGCAGCATGGACGCCTACTGGGCCGCCAAGCGCGTGCTGTTCGGCTGGCCCGGGCTGAAGGCCGCTGCGGTCAACCTCGACGATGCCCAGGGCGCCGAACTGGCACGCAGCCTGGCCGGGCACGTGCCCGAACTCTGGACCTATTCGCTCGAGCGCGACGACGTGCGGCTGCGCGCGCGCGACCTCGGCTATGTCGACGGCGGGCTCGCGTTCACGCTCTACGAGGGCGGCACTGCCCTGCCGGTGCGCAGCCGCCTGATCGGCGACTACAACGCCGCCAACCTGCTGGCCGTGATCGGCGGCCTGCGCGCGCTGGGCGTGCCGCTGGCCGACGCGGTGCGCGTGGTGCCGCAGCTCACGCCGGTGCCGGGCCGCATGCAGAAGGTGGACGGCGACGCGGGCGTCGCCCCGCAGCCGGAGGTGGTGGTCGACTACGCGCACACCCCCGACGCGCTGGAGAAGGCGCTCGGTGCGCTGCGTCCGCTGGCCGCGGCGCGCGGCGGCCGGTTGCTGTGCGTGTTCGGCTGCGGCGGCAACCGCGACGCCAGCAAGCGCCCGCTGATGGCCGCGGTCGCCGAGCGACTGGCCGACCGCGTGATCGCGACCAGCGACAACCCGCGCGACGAGGCGCCGGCGGCGATCCTGGTCGATGTCGCCGCAGGCTTCGCGGCGCCGGCCGCCGTCGAGATGATCGAAGACCGCCGCGCGGCGATCGCCCGCGCGATCGGCAGCGCCGAGGCCCGCGACGTGCTGCTGATCGCCGGCAAGGGCCACGAGGACTACCAGGAGATCGCCGGCGTCAAGCAGCCGTTCTCCGATGTGGCCGAGGCGCGGCAGGCGCTGGCGGCGCGCGGGTTGGCGTCATGA
- a CDS encoding UDP-N-acetylmuramoyl-tripeptide--D-alanyl-D-alanine ligase yields the protein MMDLRLAHALLPGSTLVGDPATPLLRVHSDTRTLRAGDLFVALKGERFDAHDFLPQARAAGAVAAIAEHGLAEAGLAGLHVADSRAALGTLGANWRARMSLPLIAVTGSNGKTTVTQMIASILRAWVGDAAFATEGNFNNDIGVPLTLLRLRQDADTWHRAAVVELGMNHVGEIAQLARMAAPTVALVNNAQREHQEFMASVEAVARENGAVIEVLGANGTAVFPSDDAHAAVWQALAGTRPTLTFSLEGPSDLVAEAVWSGDHWAAVLHTPAGATAIRLRVAGWHNVKNALAATACALAAGCPLEAVARGLEAFEPVKGRSQVKALQRGGRAVTLVDDSYNANPDSVRAAIDVLATLPGPRWLVLGDMGEVGDQGPAFHAEVGRYAAACGIDALWTAGAASAAAAAAFGPAARAHASVAELIAALGPDTHAAPEAASIVVKGSRFMKMEQVIAALQAAGAASPTPH from the coding sequence ATGATGGACTTGCGGTTGGCGCATGCGCTGCTGCCGGGCTCGACGCTCGTCGGCGACCCGGCCACGCCGCTGTTGCGCGTGCACAGCGATACCCGCACGCTGCGCGCCGGTGACCTGTTCGTTGCGCTCAAGGGCGAGCGCTTCGACGCGCACGACTTCCTGCCGCAGGCGCGTGCCGCCGGCGCAGTGGCGGCGATCGCCGAGCACGGCCTCGCCGAGGCCGGCCTGGCCGGGCTGCACGTGGCCGACAGCCGCGCCGCGCTCGGCACGCTGGGCGCGAACTGGCGCGCCCGCATGAGCCTGCCGCTGATCGCTGTGACCGGCAGCAACGGCAAGACCACCGTCACGCAGATGATCGCGAGCATCCTGCGCGCCTGGGTCGGCGACGCGGCATTCGCGACCGAGGGCAACTTCAACAACGACATCGGCGTGCCGCTCACGCTGCTGCGGTTGCGCCAGGACGCCGACACCTGGCACCGCGCGGCGGTCGTCGAGCTGGGCATGAACCACGTCGGCGAGATCGCCCAGCTCGCGCGCATGGCCGCGCCGACGGTCGCGCTGGTCAACAACGCCCAGCGCGAGCACCAGGAATTCATGGCCAGCGTCGAGGCGGTGGCCCGCGAGAACGGCGCGGTGATCGAGGTGCTGGGTGCCAACGGCACGGCGGTCTTCCCGTCCGACGACGCGCATGCCGCGGTATGGCAGGCGCTGGCCGGCACGCGGCCGACGTTGACGTTCTCGCTCGAAGGTCCGTCCGACTTGGTGGCCGAGGCGGTGTGGAGCGGCGACCATTGGGCGGCGGTGCTGCACACGCCGGCCGGCGCCACCGCGATCCGCCTGCGCGTGGCCGGCTGGCACAACGTGAAGAACGCGCTCGCCGCGACCGCCTGCGCCCTGGCGGCGGGCTGCCCGCTGGAGGCGGTGGCGCGTGGCCTCGAGGCCTTCGAGCCGGTGAAGGGCCGCTCGCAGGTCAAGGCCCTGCAGCGCGGCGGCCGCGCGGTGACGCTGGTGGACGACAGCTACAACGCCAACCCCGACTCGGTGCGCGCGGCGATCGACGTGCTGGCCACGCTGCCCGGCCCGCGCTGGCTGGTGCTGGGCGACATGGGCGAGGTCGGCGACCAGGGCCCGGCCTTCCACGCCGAGGTCGGCCGCTATGCGGCCGCTTGCGGCATCGACGCGCTGTGGACCGCCGGCGCCGCCAGCGCCGCCGCCGCCGCCGCCTTCGGCCCGGCCGCACGGGCCCACGCGAGCGTGGCCGAGCTGATCGCGGCGCTGGGGCCGGACACGCACGCCGCCCCGGAGGCCGCGTCCATCGTCGTCAAGGGCTCGCGCTTCATGAAGATGGAGCAGGTGATCGCCGCGCTGCAGGCCGCTGGCGCCGCATCGCCCACCCCGCACTGA
- the mraY gene encoding phospho-N-acetylmuramoyl-pentapeptide-transferase — translation MLISLSQWLQLLYPEQLGFLRVFQYLTFRAVMAAMTALLIGLALGPIVIRRLTELKIGQPIREYGVAEHMVKQGTPTMGGALILLAIAISTLLWFDWSNRFVWIVMIVTFGFGAIGWVDDWRKVVDKNPEGMRSREKYFWQSLIGLVAALYLAFSVSETSNLRVLELFIRWVQSGFSNDLPPKADLIVPFFKSISYPLGVFGFIFLTYVVIVGSSNAVNLTDGLDGLAIMPVVMVGSALGIFAYATGSSVYANYLLLPHIPGAGELMIFCAAMAGAGLAFLWFNAYPAQVFMGDVGALALGGALGTIAVIVRQEVVLAIMGGIFVLEALSVMAQVTWFKYTKRRYGAGRRILLMAPLHHHFEKSGWKETQVVVRFWIITMLLCLVGLSSLKLR, via the coding sequence ATGCTGATCTCCTTGTCGCAATGGCTGCAACTGCTCTACCCCGAGCAGCTCGGTTTCCTGCGCGTGTTTCAGTACCTCACCTTCCGCGCCGTGATGGCGGCGATGACGGCCCTGCTGATCGGCCTGGCGCTCGGCCCGATCGTGATCCGGCGGCTCACCGAGCTGAAGATCGGCCAGCCGATCCGCGAGTACGGCGTCGCCGAGCACATGGTGAAGCAGGGCACGCCGACGATGGGCGGCGCGCTGATCCTGCTGGCCATCGCGATCAGCACGCTGCTGTGGTTCGACTGGAGCAACCGCTTCGTCTGGATCGTGATGATCGTGACCTTCGGCTTCGGCGCGATCGGCTGGGTCGACGACTGGCGCAAGGTGGTCGACAAGAACCCCGAGGGCATGCGCTCGCGCGAGAAATACTTCTGGCAGTCGCTGATCGGGCTGGTGGCCGCGCTCTACCTGGCGTTCAGCGTGTCCGAGACCTCGAACCTGCGCGTGCTGGAGCTGTTCATCCGCTGGGTGCAGAGCGGCTTCTCGAACGACCTGCCGCCCAAGGCCGACCTGATCGTGCCCTTCTTCAAGAGCATCAGCTACCCGCTGGGCGTGTTCGGCTTCATCTTCCTGACCTACGTGGTGATCGTGGGCAGCAGCAACGCGGTCAACCTGACCGACGGCCTCGACGGGCTGGCGATCATGCCGGTGGTGATGGTGGGCTCGGCGCTCGGCATCTTCGCCTACGCGACCGGCAGCTCGGTGTACGCCAACTACCTGCTGCTGCCGCACATTCCCGGCGCCGGCGAGCTGATGATCTTCTGCGCCGCGATGGCCGGCGCGGGGCTGGCCTTCCTGTGGTTCAACGCCTACCCGGCGCAGGTGTTCATGGGCGACGTGGGCGCGCTCGCGCTCGGCGGCGCGCTCGGCACCATCGCGGTCATCGTGCGCCAGGAGGTGGTGCTGGCGATCATGGGCGGCATCTTCGTGCTCGAGGCGCTGTCGGTGATGGCGCAGGTCACCTGGTTCAAGTACACGAAGCGGCGCTACGGCGCCGGGCGGCGCATCCTGCTGATGGCGCCGCTGCATCACCACTTCGAGAAGTCGGGCTGGAAGGAGACGCAGGTCGTCGTGCGCTTCTGGATCATCACCATGCTGCTGTGCCTGGTCGGGCTGTCCAGCCTGAAGCTGCGCTGA
- the murD gene encoding UDP-N-acetylmuramoyl-L-alanine--D-glutamate ligase — MKPLDHQTVLMLGLGDSGLAMAQWCARQGAAVRVADSREAPPQAAALAQALPGATLHHGFDAGLLDGVQRVLKSPGLSPLDPVLAPLLARAAELGVPVEGELDLFAQALAGLKAERGYAPKVIAITGTNGKTTTTVMCGQLIERSGLRVAVAGNVGPTMLGTLAAALEQEGEPECPSPQPSPAPGGEGDEPPAPTPISAGESGGEGLPVSEPADDDEAPLQLAPPPPAAPVFGHLPEAWVLELSSFQLDGVRGFVPDAAVVLNITQDHLDWHGSMPAYAAAKARIYGPADAWGCTMVVNRDDVQVEAMVPAPLPQKGRFAKPLARKVVRFGLDAPQRPGDYGLVVENGMAWLVRALEADETIKRRKGDTEDEEIHLQRLMPADALRIRGRHNAANALAALALATAIGRPLAPMLHGLREYGGEPHRVAFVATVGGVEAYDDSKGTNVGATVAALEGLGADKTPAKLVVILGGDGKGQDFTPLVAPVARHVRAVALIGRDAPAIEAVLAAGSVPLARHDTLQTATRWCFEQARAGDAVLLSPACASLDMFRNYAQRAEVFCDTVRELACEHGETA; from the coding sequence ATGAAACCTCTGGACCACCAGACCGTGCTCATGCTGGGCCTCGGCGACTCGGGCCTCGCGATGGCGCAGTGGTGCGCGCGCCAGGGCGCCGCGGTGCGCGTGGCCGACAGCCGCGAGGCGCCGCCGCAGGCCGCAGCGTTGGCCCAGGCGCTGCCGGGCGCGACGCTGCACCACGGTTTCGACGCTGGCCTGCTGGACGGCGTGCAGCGCGTGCTGAAGAGCCCGGGCCTGTCGCCGCTGGACCCGGTGCTGGCGCCGCTGCTGGCGCGCGCGGCCGAGCTTGGCGTACCCGTCGAGGGCGAGCTCGACCTGTTCGCGCAGGCCCTGGCCGGGCTGAAGGCCGAACGCGGCTACGCACCCAAGGTGATCGCCATCACCGGCACCAACGGCAAGACCACCACCACGGTGATGTGCGGCCAGCTGATCGAACGCAGCGGATTGCGCGTGGCGGTGGCCGGCAACGTGGGCCCGACGATGCTGGGCACGCTGGCGGCGGCGCTGGAGCAGGAAGGTGAACCGGAATGCCCCTCACCCCAGCCCTCTCCCGCCCCAGGGGGAGAGGGAGACGAACCGCCGGCTCCCACTCCGATCTCAGCGGGAGAGAGCGGGGGTGAGGGCCTTCCCGTGTCCGAACCTGCCGACGACGACGAAGCCCCGCTGCAGCTCGCCCCGCCGCCGCCCGCGGCGCCGGTGTTCGGGCACCTTCCCGAGGCCTGGGTGCTGGAGCTGTCGAGCTTCCAGCTCGACGGCGTGCGCGGCTTCGTGCCGGACGCCGCGGTGGTGCTGAACATCACGCAGGACCACCTCGACTGGCACGGCTCGATGCCGGCCTATGCCGCGGCGAAGGCGCGCATCTACGGCCCGGCCGACGCCTGGGGCTGCACGATGGTGGTCAACCGCGACGACGTGCAGGTCGAGGCCATGGTCCCGGCGCCATTGCCGCAGAAAGGCCGCTTCGCGAAGCCGCTGGCGCGCAAGGTGGTCCGCTTCGGGCTCGACGCGCCGCAGCGCCCCGGCGACTACGGGCTGGTGGTCGAGAACGGCATGGCCTGGCTGGTGCGCGCGCTGGAGGCCGACGAGACGATCAAGCGCCGCAAGGGCGACACCGAGGACGAGGAGATCCACCTGCAGCGCCTGATGCCGGCCGACGCGCTGCGCATCCGCGGCCGCCACAACGCCGCCAACGCGCTGGCCGCGCTGGCGCTGGCCACCGCCATCGGCCGGCCGCTGGCGCCGATGCTGCACGGCCTGCGCGAGTACGGCGGCGAGCCGCACCGCGTGGCTTTCGTCGCCACGGTCGGGGGCGTCGAGGCCTACGACGACAGCAAGGGCACCAACGTCGGCGCCACGGTGGCCGCGCTCGAGGGTCTGGGCGCCGACAAGACGCCGGCCAAGCTGGTGGTGATCCTCGGCGGCGACGGCAAGGGCCAGGACTTCACGCCGCTGGTCGCGCCGGTGGCGCGCCATGTGCGCGCGGTGGCGCTGATCGGCCGCGATGCGCCGGCGATCGAGGCGGTGCTCGCGGCCGGCAGTGTGCCGCTGGCGCGGCACGACACGCTGCAGACCGCCACCCGCTGGTGCTTCGAGCAGGCGCGCGCCGGCGATGCCGTGCTGCTGAGCCCGGCCTGCGCCAGCCTGGACATGTTCCGCAACTACGCGCAGCGCGCCGAGGTGTTCTGCGACACCGTGCGCGAGCTGGCGTGCGAGCACGGGGAGACGGCATGA
- the ftsW gene encoding putative lipid II flippase FtsW — protein sequence MSRAASSAAVGARPGLAALKERAARWLGRGAGSETLPIRDWVSVSNGQPARLLGFDQMMVCVVIALLALGLVMVYSTSIALPDDPRTARVAPTHHYLMVRHAFGLLIALGASLAVVQVPLRLWERWAPWLFVAALVLLVLVLIPHIGRASKGARRWIPLGFMSFQPSELAKLGIAMYAASYMVRKMEIKEHFTRAVAPMAAALAVIGVLLLAEPDMGAFIVIAAIAMGILFLGGVNGRMFLLSIAVLLGAFVSMIIASPWRAERILAFLSPWDPLYAQGKGYQLTHSLIALGRGEIFGQGLGSSVEKLHYLPEAHTDFLLAVIGEELGFVGVALVIAAFFWLTRRIFHIGRQAIALDRVFSGLLAQGIGIWMGGQAFINMGVNLGVLPTKGLTLPLMSYGGSAILMNCVALAIVLRVDIENRQLMRGGRA from the coding sequence ATGAGCCGCGCCGCGTCGTCCGCCGCCGTCGGCGCCCGCCCGGGGCTGGCCGCGCTGAAGGAGCGCGCGGCGCGCTGGCTGGGCCGCGGTGCGGGCAGCGAGACACTGCCGATCCGCGACTGGGTCAGCGTGTCCAACGGCCAGCCGGCGCGCCTGCTGGGCTTCGACCAGATGATGGTCTGCGTGGTGATCGCGCTGCTCGCGCTCGGCCTGGTGATGGTCTATTCGACCTCGATCGCGCTGCCGGACGACCCGCGCACCGCGCGCGTCGCGCCCACCCACCACTACCTGATGGTGCGCCATGCCTTCGGCCTGTTGATCGCGCTGGGCGCCTCGCTCGCGGTGGTGCAGGTGCCGCTGCGGCTGTGGGAGCGCTGGGCGCCGTGGCTGTTCGTCGCCGCGCTGGTGCTGCTGGTGCTGGTGCTCATCCCGCACATCGGGCGCGCCAGCAAGGGCGCGCGGCGCTGGATCCCGCTGGGTTTCATGAGCTTCCAGCCCAGCGAACTGGCCAAGCTGGGCATCGCCATGTATGCCGCCAGCTACATGGTGCGCAAGATGGAGATCAAGGAGCACTTCACGCGCGCCGTGGCGCCGATGGCGGCCGCGCTCGCGGTGATCGGCGTGCTGCTGCTGGCCGAGCCCGACATGGGCGCGTTCATCGTCATCGCAGCCATCGCGATGGGCATCCTGTTCCTCGGTGGCGTGAACGGCCGCATGTTCCTGCTCAGCATCGCGGTGCTGCTGGGCGCCTTCGTGTCGATGATCATCGCGAGCCCCTGGCGGGCCGAACGTATCCTGGCGTTTCTCAGCCCCTGGGACCCGCTGTACGCGCAGGGCAAGGGCTACCAGCTCACGCACTCGCTGATCGCGCTGGGCCGCGGCGAGATCTTCGGCCAGGGCCTGGGCTCCAGCGTCGAGAAGCTGCACTACCTGCCGGAGGCGCACACCGACTTCCTGCTGGCGGTGATCGGCGAGGAGCTGGGCTTCGTCGGCGTGGCGCTGGTGATCGCCGCCTTCTTCTGGCTCACGCGCCGCATCTTCCACATCGGCCGCCAGGCGATCGCGCTCGACCGCGTGTTCTCCGGCCTGCTGGCGCAGGGCATCGGCATCTGGATGGGCGGTCAGGCCTTCATCAACATGGGCGTGAACCTCGGCGTGCTGCCGACCAAGGGTCTGACGCTGCCGCTGATGAGCTACGGCGGCTCGGCGATCCTGATGAACTGCGTGGCGTTGGCGATCGTGTTGCGGGTCGATATCGAGAACCGGCAGCTCATGCGGGGAGGGCGCGCGTGA
- the murG gene encoding undecaprenyldiphospho-muramoylpentapeptide beta-N-acetylglucosaminyltransferase: MTQRHLVVMAAGTGGHIIPGLAVAQEMQHRGWTVSWLGTEQGMENRLVPPAAESGIEMDTIAFSGLRGKGLLHTLTGGLRLLGAFAACAKILRRRATTAVLGMGGYVCFPGGLMASLLGKPLILVNADAALLMSNRALKPVADRIAFGFDGAAAATTRQAVVTGNPVRAEIETLPEPPVRYAGREGPLRVLVVGGSLGARVLNETLPQALALLAPAERPRVLHQTGQLNRDGVKEAYAAVGIDDGVEVLAFIDDMAARLAHCDVVICRAGAVTVSELCAAGVASVLVPLIVSTTSHQRDNALYMAQHGAAIHLPQSELTPQALAERLRTLDRPQLLGMAEKARALSRPRAAARVADEIERLVRKDGL; this comes from the coding sequence ATGACTCAACGCCACCTCGTCGTCATGGCCGCCGGCACCGGCGGCCACATCATTCCCGGTCTGGCCGTCGCCCAGGAGATGCAGCACCGCGGCTGGACCGTCAGCTGGCTCGGCACCGAGCAGGGCATGGAGAACCGCCTCGTGCCGCCGGCCGCCGAGTCGGGCATCGAGATGGACACCATCGCCTTCAGCGGGCTGCGCGGCAAGGGCCTGCTGCACACGCTGACCGGCGGCCTGCGGCTGCTGGGCGCGTTCGCGGCCTGCGCGAAGATCCTGCGCCGCCGCGCCACCACCGCGGTGCTGGGCATGGGTGGTTACGTGTGCTTCCCGGGCGGGCTGATGGCCTCGCTGCTGGGCAAGCCGCTGATCCTGGTCAATGCCGATGCGGCGCTGCTGATGAGCAACCGCGCGCTGAAGCCGGTGGCCGACCGCATCGCCTTCGGCTTCGACGGCGCCGCGGCAGCCACCACGAGGCAGGCGGTCGTCACCGGCAATCCGGTGCGTGCCGAGATCGAGACACTGCCCGAGCCGCCGGTGCGCTACGCCGGGCGCGAGGGACCGCTGCGCGTGCTGGTGGTCGGGGGCAGCCTGGGGGCGCGCGTGCTCAACGAGACCCTGCCGCAGGCGTTGGCCCTGCTGGCGCCCGCGGAACGGCCGCGCGTGCTGCACCAGACCGGCCAGCTCAACCGCGACGGCGTGAAGGAGGCCTATGCCGCCGTGGGCATCGACGACGGTGTCGAGGTGCTGGCCTTCATCGACGACATGGCCGCGCGGCTCGCGCACTGCGACGTGGTGATCTGCCGTGCCGGCGCAGTGACGGTCAGCGAGCTGTGTGCCGCCGGCGTGGCGAGTGTCCTGGTGCCGCTGATCGTGAGCACCACCTCGCACCAGCGCGACAACGCGCTCTACATGGCGCAGCACGGTGCGGCGATCCACCTGCCGCAGAGCGAGCTGACGCCGCAGGCGCTGGCCGAGCGGCTGCGCACGCTGGACCGGCCGCAGTTGCTGGGCATGGCCGAGAAGGCGCGTGCGCTGTCACGCCCGCGCGCCGCGGCCCGTGTGGCCGACGAGATCGAGCGTCTCGTGCGAAAGGACGGGCTGTGA
- the murC gene encoding UDP-N-acetylmuramate--L-alanine ligase yields the protein MKHAVKHIHFVGIGGAGMSGIAEILHNLGYRVSGSDQSDGATTRRLASLGIRVAIGHDAAHIAGAEAVVTSTAVKGDNPEVIAARSRRVPVVPRAVMLAELMRLKQGIAIAGTHGKTTTTSLVASVLAEAGLDPTFVIGGRLNSAGANSRLGAGDYIVVEADESDASFLNLLPVLSVVTNIDADHMDTYGHDLGRLKHAFLEFLHRMPFYGAAIICGDDPGVRSIIPMISRPVVSYGFGEDAQIRAVDVLALPGGQMRFTAQRRNGVVMPDLPITLNLPGRHNVLNALAVIAVAAELELPDAPVQKALAAFDGVGRRFQRYGELPTPAGGRFTLIDDYGHHPVEMAAVIAAARGAFPGRRLVIAFQPHRYTRTRDCFEDFVKVMGGADAVLLGEVYAAGEAPIVAADGRALARALRVGGKLEPVFVDEIAAMPQAIADNVQDGDVVITMGAGSIGAVPGQVVELLGAHA from the coding sequence ATGAAGCACGCAGTCAAGCACATCCACTTCGTCGGCATCGGCGGCGCCGGCATGAGCGGCATCGCCGAGATCCTGCACAACCTGGGCTACCGGGTGTCGGGCTCCGACCAGAGCGACGGCGCGACGACGCGGCGGCTGGCCTCGCTGGGCATCCGCGTGGCGATCGGCCACGACGCTGCGCACATCGCCGGCGCCGAGGCGGTGGTCACGTCCACCGCGGTGAAGGGAGACAACCCCGAGGTGATCGCGGCGCGGTCCCGGCGCGTGCCGGTGGTGCCGCGCGCGGTGATGCTGGCCGAGCTGATGCGCCTGAAGCAGGGCATCGCGATCGCCGGCACGCACGGCAAGACCACCACCACCTCGCTGGTCGCCAGCGTGCTGGCCGAAGCCGGGCTGGACCCGACCTTCGTGATCGGCGGTCGGCTCAACAGCGCCGGCGCGAACTCGCGGCTCGGCGCCGGCGACTACATCGTGGTCGAGGCGGACGAGTCGGACGCCTCGTTCCTGAACCTGCTGCCGGTGCTGAGCGTCGTGACCAACATCGACGCCGACCACATGGACACCTACGGCCACGACCTCGGCCGACTGAAGCACGCCTTCCTCGAATTCCTCCACCGCATGCCGTTCTACGGCGCGGCCATCATCTGCGGCGACGACCCCGGCGTGCGTTCCATCATCCCGATGATCTCGCGGCCCGTGGTGAGCTACGGCTTCGGCGAGGATGCGCAGATCCGCGCGGTCGACGTGCTGGCGCTGCCGGGGGGGCAGATGCGCTTCACCGCGCAGCGCCGCAACGGCGTGGTGATGCCCGACCTGCCGATCACGCTCAACCTGCCGGGCCGGCACAACGTGCTCAACGCGCTGGCGGTCATCGCGGTGGCGGCCGAGCTGGAGCTGCCCGATGCGCCGGTGCAGAAGGCGCTGGCCGCCTTCGACGGCGTGGGCCGGCGCTTCCAGCGCTACGGCGAGCTGCCGACGCCGGCCGGTGGTCGCTTCACGCTGATCGACGACTACGGCCACCACCCGGTGGAGATGGCCGCGGTGATCGCCGCGGCGCGCGGTGCCTTCCCGGGGCGCCGCCTGGTGATCGCCTTCCAGCCGCACCGCTATACCCGCACGCGCGACTGTTTCGAGGACTTCGTCAAGGTGATGGGTGGCGCAGACGCGGTGCTGCTGGGCGAGGTCTACGCCGCCGGCGAAGCGCCGATCGTGGCGGCCGACGGGCGCGCGCTGGCGCGCGCGCTGCGGGTCGGCGGCAAGCTCGAACCGGTGTTCGTGGACGAGATCGCGGCGATGCCGCAGGCCATCGCCGACAACGTGCAGGACGGCGATGTGGTGATCACCATGGGGGCGGGCTCGATCGGCGCCGTGCCCGGCCAGGTGGTCGAACTGTTGGGAGCCCACGCATGA
- a CDS encoding D-alanine--D-alanine ligase gives MSATPDPRSFGKVAVLMGGTSAERDISLMSGGGVLKALQDAGVDAHAFDPKDHELVELRRQGFQRCFIALHGRHGEDGTVQGALELLRIPYTGSGVMASAIAMDKIMTKRVWLAEGLPTPRYVRLAPDEQTPERVRGVPDDLGLPLIVKPPREGSSIGVTKVLGYSQMQDAVALSARHDPDVLCEEFIDGAEVTCPVLGEGANARALPVIRIVPPEAGYDYQNKYFTDEVKYLCPSGLPADEEAEIQRIVLAAYRALGCRGWGRADLMIRASDRKPFLLEMNTSPGMTGHSLVPMSAKAAGLGYEQLCLHILQGAALDA, from the coding sequence ATGAGCGCCACCCCCGATCCCCGGTCCTTCGGCAAGGTCGCCGTGCTGATGGGCGGCACCTCGGCCGAACGCGACATCTCGCTGATGTCCGGCGGCGGCGTGCTGAAGGCGCTGCAGGACGCCGGCGTCGACGCCCACGCCTTCGATCCGAAGGATCACGAACTGGTCGAGCTGCGGCGCCAGGGCTTCCAGCGCTGCTTCATTGCGCTGCACGGTCGGCACGGCGAGGACGGCACGGTGCAGGGCGCGCTGGAGCTGCTGCGCATTCCGTACACCGGTTCGGGCGTGATGGCGAGCGCCATCGCGATGGACAAGATCATGACCAAGCGCGTGTGGCTCGCCGAAGGGCTGCCGACGCCACGCTACGTGCGGCTCGCGCCCGACGAGCAGACGCCCGAGCGGGTGCGCGGCGTGCCCGACGACCTGGGCCTGCCGTTGATCGTGAAGCCGCCGCGCGAGGGCTCGTCGATCGGCGTCACCAAGGTGCTCGGCTATTCGCAGATGCAGGACGCGGTGGCGCTGTCGGCCCGCCACGATCCCGACGTGCTGTGCGAGGAGTTCATCGACGGCGCCGAGGTGACCTGCCCGGTGCTGGGCGAGGGCGCGAATGCGCGCGCGCTGCCGGTGATCCGCATCGTGCCGCCCGAGGCCGGCTACGACTACCAGAACAAGTACTTCACCGACGAGGTGAAGTACCTCTGTCCGAGCGGCCTGCCGGCGGACGAGGAGGCCGAGATCCAGCGCATCGTGCTGGCCGCCTACCGAGCGCTGGGCTGCCGCGGCTGGGGCCGGGCCGACCTGATGATCCGCGCCAGCGATCGCAAGCCCTTCCTGCTGGAGATGAACACCTCGCCGGGCATGACCGGCCATTCGCTGGTGCCGATGTCGGCCAAGGCCGCAGGCCTCGGCTACGAGCAGCTGTGCCTGCACATCCTGCAGGGAGCGGCGCTCGACGCCTGA